A part of Plasmodium sp. gorilla clade G2 genome assembly, chromosome: 8 genomic DNA contains:
- a CDS encoding RNA helicase, putative, with the protein MSNAPVGFISLNKIFRKNEEEKKLVDNNQDHSNLLNTSIYNKNEEKKTFEELNVESEIVRALKKINIFYPSKIQYMIMKRLICNDKYKNKKKEKEKEKKNCIIQSKNGTGKSMSICIFIVHQIFYKMKKKKDIHQNKINKEDEINRIDDSKCISDHISESFSSQDNMFLGSLFFYGLILEPTRELCQQIFENIQKITNILKDDNCNEVYDNINRLDVYKPININIYDKKYVNCYKIESLILYGGTDIFENIKKIFTNFPHIIISTPGRLKHVLNILNKIKIEINEKEKIKNKDILPLSYITLIDIINMSLNYFILDEIDALLDEQFDNQLKIIYNYIVNPKIQILCYSSTFQEASINNFIKKIIECDEKYVSRIHRSYMSSMDQTKHKEGSSNFLKLNVDMRKEDHSLDVKLVDGLLSDANDMNRDIINTNDMNRYNINTNDMNRYNINTNDMNRYNINTNDMNRYNINTNDMNRDIINTNNSDTNNINKNNSDTHFITSPDHHYHDEQNNHVKIKKKKINKRKKKKKKKKKFKYNNKTPSKLINELQKIIYDENILCKEFMCEYILKKMIKRKEKMKYQMNSKRNFEYIQTCTSLIIHSEDKNIKMNNINNNNNNSDNNNNNINSDDNNNNSDNYYCSNVIPSNSLSPFYYYRSDEENHSKSHLKGVLDSPVLSNIEHCFITINNENLNKKEELKYKMKVVYKIINEIKYNQCFLFINNTYEGIQVIKMLKKMNISSYYTSSKIEHKERIELFKSLQENKVKIVVCTDIMSRGIDNIVCDLVINFDIPRSKETYVHRSGRCGRFGNKGMCISLCNYTDYNYLYYFKFQLKLNVYDFSYISKYNHKIQHSSSDVYINHIKKNEQSNQQNIHKYLLYSQSNNHENYDQCDSSQNILNVQQINKNINNNNNNNNNNNNNNNNNNYYYNNNNIFKFCDLESLRRKYENNIRYNNYQENGNTKKKKKILIINIKGFYSTNIHIIPNLYNNIFNNNVYLKIYFKKLFIKFKITQQNHTSSYIFKIPIDNKNIFKNINIIQNKSNLILFFHFFQNINICCNYYDDKTKDEYSNNNNNNINNNNNNYNYNYIYVCNNTHFKRKKKKLIINKNLFVTNFCMLFFCNSNYYITLKLYYIFLFLFKYYKYPLKKNFYHLLIYNKYYNNNNKETHCLDEKINHNLFSFTKFEPVTYNLENDKCIISDSYVYYKSKKKNTHTLNNNLYNLIDDEKIYEQANHKTYINKHDMFFNHNNYLSNSISYHDNLDFNIVKHNNKQNMNINSISLEQAMISLNMDILEKHMFIKFCNESNHIKCINDETKIIKQINQYIYDQIFLNLNDYQNVNLLKCLFLQNHVKLYEES; encoded by the coding sequence atgagTAATGCACCTGTTGGCTTCATTTccttaaataaaatatttagaaagaatgaagaagaaaaaaaacttGTAGACAATAATCAGGATCATTCGAACCTGTTGAATACATCtatttataataagaatgaagagaaaaaaacATTTGAAGAACTGAACGTAGAATCAGAAATAGTGCGTGctctaaaaaaaataaatattttttatccttCTAAGATACAATATATGATTATGAAAAGATTAATAtgtaatgataaatataaaaataaaaaaaaagaaaaagaaaaagaaaaaaaaaattgtattatTCAATCAAAGAATGGAACTGGTAAGAGTATGtcaatttgtatatttattgttcatcagatattttataaaatgaagaagaaaaaagatattcatcaaaataaaataaataaagaagatgAAATTAATAGAATAGATGATTCAAAATGTATATCAGATCATATATCTGAATCTTTTTCATCTCAAGACAATATGTTTTTGggttctttatttttttatggttTAATATTAGAACCAACAAGAGAATTATGTCAACAGATTTTTGAAAACATTCAAAAAATTACTAACATATTAAAAGATGACAACTGTAATGAggtatatgataatataaatagatTGGATGTTTATAAACCtatcaatataaatatatatgataaaaaatatgttaattgttataaaatagaatctttaatattatatggagGGACAGATATTTttgagaatataaaaaaaatatttactaATTTTcctcatattattatatcaacACCTGGACGTTTAAAAcatgttttaaatattttaaataagattaaaatagaaataaatgaaaaagagaaaataaaaaataaagatatacttcctttatcatatataactCTAAttgatataattaatatgtctttaaattattttattcttgaTGAAATAGATGCTTTGTTAGATGAACAATTTGATAATCAActcaaaattatttataattatattgtgAATCCAAAAATACAAATTTTATGTTATAGTTCTACGTTTCAAGAAGCAAGTATTAATaactttataaaaaaaattatagaatGTGATGAGAAATATGTATCACGTATACATCGATCTTATATGAGTAGCATGGATCAGACAAAACATAAAGAGGGCAGtagtaattttttaaaattaaatgtagATATGAGAAAAGAAGATCACTCATTGGATGTCAAACTGGTAGACGGGTTGTTAAGTGATGCAAATGATATGAACAgagatattattaatacaaatgatatgaacagatataatattaatacaaatgatatgaacagatataatattaatacaaatgatatgaacagatataatattaatacaaatgatatgaacagatataatattaatacaaatgatatgaatagagatattattaatacaaataatagtgatacaaataatattaataaaaataatagtgaTACACATTTTATTACTTCACCTGACCATCACTATCatgatgaacaaaataatcatgtcaaaataaaaaagaaaaaaattaataaaaggaaaaaaaaaaaaaaaaaaaaaaaaaaattcaaatataataataaaacaccATCCAAACTAATAAAtgaattacaaaaaataatatacgatgaaaatattttatgtaaagAGTTTATgtgtgaatatattttaaaaaagatgataaaaagaaaagaaaaaatgaaatatcaGATGAATAGTAAAAGAAACTTTGAGTATATACAAACGTGTACATCACTGATAATTCATTcggaagataaaaatataaaaatgaataacatcaacaataataataataatagtgataataataataataatattaatagtgatgataataataataatagtgataattattattgtagTAATGTTATTCCATCTAATAGTTTAtctcctttttattattaccgTTCAGATGAAGAGAACCATTCGAAGTCTCATTTAAAGGGAGTTTTAGATTCACCAGTTTTATCAAACATTGAACATTGTTTTATAACCATAAATAATgagaatttaaataaaaaggaagaacttaaatataaaatgaaagtagtatataaaataataaatgaaataaaatataatcaatgttttctatttattaataatacatatgaagGTATCCaagttataaaaatgttaaaaaaaatgaatatctCTTCATATTATACTAGTTCAAAAATAGAACATAAAGAAAGAatagaattatttaaaagttTACAAGAAAATAAAGTTAAAATTGTTGTATGTACTGATATTATGAGTAGAGGAATAGATAATATTGTTTGTGATTTAGTTATTAATTTTGATATACCTAGAAGTAAAGAAACTTATGTGCATAGGTCAGGTAGATGTGGACGATTTGGAAATAAAGGTATGTGTATTAGTTTATGTAATTACAcagattataattatttatattattttaaatttcaattaaaattaaatgtttatgatttttcttatatttctaaatataatcataaaataCAACATTCTTCTTcagatgtatatataaatcatattaaaaaaaatgaacaatcTAACCAACAAAATATTcacaaatatttattatatagtcAAAGTAATAATCATGAAAATTATGATCAATGTGATTCAtctcaaaatattttaaacgttcaacaaataaacaaaaacatcaacaacaacaacaacaataataataataataataataacaataataataacaactattactacaataataataatatattcaaattttGTGATTTAGAATCTTTgagaagaaaatatgaaaacaacattagatataataattacCAAGAAAATGggaacacaaaaaaaaaaaaaaaaattctaataattaatataaaaggtTTTTATTCCACAAATATACATATCATtccaaatttatataataatatattcaataataatgtttatttaaaaatatattttaaaaaattatttataaaatttaaaattacaCAACAGAATCATACAtcttcttatatttttaaaatacctattgataataaaaatatatttaaaaatattaatattattcaaaataagtcaaatttaattttgttctttcatttttttcaaaatataaatatatgttgtaattattatgatgataaaacAAAAGATGAATATagcaacaataataataataatattaataataataataataattataattataattatatttatgtatgtaaCAATACACATTtcaaaagaaagaaaaaaaaacttatcATAAACAAAAACCTTTTTGTAACTAATTTTTGTATGCTCTTTTTTTGTAActcaaattattatataacattaaaattatattatatatttctttttttatttaaatattataaatatccactcaaaaaaaatttttatcatctattaatatataataagtattataacaacaataataaagaaacacATTGTcttgatgaaaaaataaatcacaATTTATTTTCGTTTACAAAATTTGAACCCGTAACCTATAATCTAGAAAATGACAAATGTATAATATCTGATTcgtatgtatattataagagcaaaaaaaaaaacacacacacattaaataataatctaTATAATCTAattgatgatgaaaaaatatatgaacaagCAAATCacaaaacatatattaataaacatGATATGTTCTTTAATCACAATAATTATTTGTCAAATTCAATATCATATCATGACAATCTTGATTTTAATATAgtaaaacataataataagcaaaatatgaatattaacTCTATATCTCTTGAACAAGCTATGATTTCTCTTAATATGGATATACTAGAAA